Part of the Streptomyces sp. NBC_01264 genome, CGCCGAGCTCGGCCTCCCAGTCGGTCTTGACGCTGGTGCGCGGGATCAGCACGGTGTCGTCGGGGCCGACCACGGTGTCCGGGGCCTTCAGGAACACGATGGGCTCGGCCGGCGCCTCGGCGCCCACCTCGGCCGCGTGCCCGTGGTAGTTCAGGCCGATGCCCACGACCTTGCCTATGCGGCCGACCGCGGACCCGATGCGCAGACCCTCGGCGTCCAGCACCGGGAGCTCACCGGACTCGGCCGCGTCCCGTACTCGGGACAGCACGGAGTCGTCGGCGAGCAGCGCGCCGTCCACATCCGTGATCAGGCCGGACAGGTCCCGCAGGGTCCCGTCCTGGTCGAGCAGCGCGGGGCGCTCCGACCCGACGGGTCCTACACGCAGCAGCTTCATGGGCATTCTCCCGTGGTCCAGGGTGGTCGGCCCAAGGGCATGCCCCGGGCCGGACGATGGGTTGCGGCCATCGGAGGATTGGTCGATCCTCCAAGATGTCGGCCTCATCCGCAAGACCCTGTTCACATAGCGGAACGCGCAGCTCCACTGGCCACCAACCCGGCACGCTCCGACCGGTCCTTCCGGTGCTGGAGCCAGGCTCGCTCGGCGACCGACCACGCGGTGGTGGTGACCAGGTACAACCCGGCCGCGAGCGGCACCAGCGCGGCCGTGATCAGCGTCCCGAAGGACAGCAGGGGCAGTACGCCGCCCACCTTGCGCATGACCTCCTGCTGCTCGGCGGTCAGCCCGGCGACCGCCCCGCCTCCCCCGACCCCCGAGGCCTTACGAACCTTCGCCCCGCCGGCCTTGGCCCCACCGGCCTTGGCCCCACCGGCGGCAGCCATCAGCGCCGCCGCCTTGCGCCCGCGCGCCGCACTCCACGCGGCCACCACCGCGACGACCGCGAACAGCCCGAGGAACACGAGCCCCTGCTCGCCGAAGAAGCCTCCCTCCCCGAGCGCCTCGCCCCACCGGTCCCCGAGCGGCGCGGCGAACAACCGGTGGCCGAGCAGCTCGTTGGCGGCCCCGCCGATCTCCGCCGAGGAGAACGCCCGGTACATCAGGAAGAACACCGGCAGTTGGAGCAGCACCGGCAGGATGCCCGCCACCGGGGTCGCCCCGCGGAAGGCGGCCCGGCTCAGCGGGTGCAGCGCGAGCCGCACGAGCACGGTGAACAGCACGATCGCGGCAGCGGTCGCGGACTCGGCCAGCACCGGCTCCAGGAACCGGCCCAGCACAGCAACAAGATCGATGAAAACGGACACGTGGGCCCTCCGAAGGGACTCGTCGAACGTCGAAAGAGATGCGTTTCGGCGTGACGACCCGCGAGGGGCGGCAAGGTGAGTCGATCAGAAGTGATCGGGAGGAAGGAGCTGCGCGCCCCTACGCGGCCGTCGGAAGGAGACGGCCGGGCGCCCTGGGCCGCGACCGGCCCGAAGCGTCGGGATCGCGCTGCGGCAAGAACGCCGTGCGCTGCTCGCGATCACGGATCGCGGTACGTATTCGGTGCGGCGGCACCGGCCGCACCAGCCGGGCGGCCAGGGCCGAGGCACCCACGGCGACGGTCGCCGCCAGGACCACCACGACAGCGCCGAGCCCGCCCTCCCCGGCGAACAGCCCGAGGAACCCGCCGAGCAGCAGGAGGGAGGTCAGCGAGGTCAACAGGGCCAGGGCCACGAGGCGCGCGGACGACGCGGTGAACCGCACGGGGCGAAGCCCGCTGTGCTCTGCCACACGAACCACCCCCTCCCGCTCCCGCGCACGAACTCCCGTAGGAGATCGGCGACTCGCACTCGCACTCGCACTCGATACTAACCGTGCGCACTGACAACGGACGGGGCATCGTTTTGATCCCCGGCCCCGGCTCCCGCCCCCGCCCCCGCCCCGGGCAGCGGATCGCGCGCCAGCACGTCCTCGTCCGGCCGGGGGTCCCCCGCCCCGCTGCCCACCCGCTCCTTCGGGCCGAGCCAGGTCACCGTCAGCGCGATCGCCAGGTTCACCGCGAGGGCGATCATCCCGGCGTTCACCCCCCACACCGGGTCGTTGTCCGTGAAGACCAGCCCGCACACCACCGCGACCCCCGCGGCGAGCCCGCACACCGCGGCCGCCGTCGTGAGCCGGCGCCATACCAGACCCAGCAGCAGCATCGGCACCAGTTGCGCCATGCCCTCGTAGGACACGAGCGAGAGCCTGACCAGCGTGTTCGGCGCCGTGTACGTCATCACCAGCGCGATCGTCCCGGCCGCCACCACGACCACCTGCGAGGCGAGCTTCTGCCGCTCGCCCGAACTCCAGCGCGGCAGGAACGAGAGCACGCTGCGCCCCCACATCGTGCCGATGACCAGCATGAACACCGCCATCGGAACGATCGACGACAGCGCCGCCGCCGCCCCGATCACCCCCACCGCCCACGCCGGCAGGGAGTCCACGACCAGCTTGAACAGCGCGAGGTTGGACTCCGCGCCCGTCAGCCCCGGTACGACGAACAGCGCCGCCATGCCCAGCAGCATCGGCACGAAGAGCAGCACGTTGTAGGCGGGCAGCAGGATGGCGTTGCGCCGCAGCGCGTCGGCGTTCCGCGCGCCCAGGTAGCCCGCCACGGTGGTCGGGAAGATGACGACGGTCAGCGCGTTCAGCACGGTCGTGGAGGCGAACCACCCCACCCCCAGCCCGCCCCGGCCGCCCTCGCCGCTACTGGCGCCGGGAAGCGTCAGCCACTGCGGGCGTTCGGCCGTGAGCCGCTCGAAGAGTTCCCCGTAGCCGCCGAAGTAGTGCAGGGGCACGTAGACGGCGAGGAAGCCGAGGGTGCCGATGACCAGCACGTCCTTCAGTACGGACACCCACGCGCTGCCGCGCAGCCCGCTGACCACGACGAAGCCGGTGGTGACGGCGAAGGCGATGAAGTAGGCCCATTCCAGGGACACCGCGCCGTAGGTGACGGTCGAGACGACCACACCCATGCCGGTGATCTGGAGCTGGATGTAGGGGAGCAGGAAGACGGTCGCGAGCACCGCGACCGCGGCGCCGAGCCAGGGGCGCCCGTACCGGTGGCTCACCATGTCGGCGATCCCGACCAGCCCGTGCCGGCGCGCGTAGTCCCACAGCATGGGGCCGACGACGTAACCGACCGCGTAGCCGCAGGACATGTACGCGACCACGTACATCACGGGGGCGCCGTAGTTGTAGCCCCAGCCGGCCGCGCCGAGGTAGCTGAAGCTCGTGTACCCCTCGCCCGCCATCAGGACCCAGATGAAGACGGTGCCCAGCGAGCGCCCGCCCACCGACCACTCGGCGAGCCCGCCGCCGCCACCGCCCCGCCCACCCCGCCCGCCGCGCCCGCGCACCGCGAGCAGACCGAGCGCGACGGTGGCCACCATGAACACGCCGAAGACGGTGGTCGCCACGGCCACCGGGCTCACCGGTGATCACCGCGCCAGGTCAGCCAGACCGCCAGCGGGGTCAGCAGGGTCGCCCCGATGAACCAGAGGAGCAGGAACGGTACGCCGCCCGGCGCCGGCTCCACCCGGTTCGCGAGGGGCAGGGCCCCGACGAAGAAGACGAACGGCACGGCGAGCCACACCAACTGAGGACGTTTCACCCATTTCCGACGCACCGCCCCACCCTAAGGCCCCGCCCCCCGCCCACGCGTCAGCGCTTGAGGGTCCCCCACACCACGAGCCGGTACTTGGAGCTGTACTCGGGCGTGCAGGTCGTCAGCGTGATGTACGCACCGGGCTCGCTGTACCCGGCCCCCGGCCTGACGATGCTGCGCGGGACGGGCGCGATCACCCCGGTGTCGCGCTCGGTCGTCTCCGCCAGCGTCTGCCCGACCAGGTACACGTACCTCTTCCCGCGCACGTCCACGATCAGCTCGTCCCCGGCCCTGAGCCGGTTGATGTAACGGAAGGGCTCCCCGTGCGTGTTGCGGTGCCCGGCGACCGCGAAGTTCCCCTCGGCCCCGGGCTGCGCGGTCCCGGCATAGTGTCCGGCGTACCCCTTGTCGAGCACGGACCGCTTGTCCACACCCTGTGCGACGGGCACGGCGACACCGAGACGCGGAATGCGCAGGATCCCGTACGCACCCTCCCGGGGCGGCGGCTTGGCGGCGCGCGGCCCGAAGTTCCCCGACACCTCGCCCGAGGACCCTTCGGGCTCGCCGGACGGCTCCAGGGAAACATCGGGGGCGGGATCCGCCTCCCCCTCGCCCTCCGGCACGGAGGCCCACCCGCCCGCCTCCAGCTCCCTCACCATCTCGTGCGCGGCACTCAGCGCCTGCCGGTTGGTCCACCACACCTGGTGCACCACCAGCAACATCACCACCACACCTACGGTGACGGCCAGTTCACCGACCGCCCACAGCGCACCCGCGATGCCGGCCCGGCGCGACCGCCGCCCCTTGCCCTGCACCACGACCCGCACGCGATCTCGCACGGGCGGCACACTAAGTCCTCCCCCCTCAACTGACCAGCGGCAGTACGCTGCAAACCATGCGCCCCGACACGCCTGCCGAGCACATCGCCGAAGCCGAGCGCCTCATCCGCACGGCGACCCGCTACCCCGAGGACCAGGAGCCGTTGCTCCTCCAGGCCGCGGCCCACCTCGAACTGGCCGACGAACGCGAACGGGCGAGCGCCCTCTACGACCAACTCCTGGCCTCGGACTCGACGGACGATCCGTCCCTCATCAAGGCCCTCCAGGCGGCCAACCTCTGGGAGTACGGCCACGAGCCCGAGGCCCGCGCCCTCATCCAGGGCATCCGGGCGGCAGCCCCCGCGGACCCCGCCCCCTGGGAGGTCATCGCCGAAGCCCTGGAAGCCCACGACGAACTCGAGGCCTCCCACGAGTGCTTCACCGAGGCGGCCACCCTCCTGGCCCCGGACAACACCCCCCTCACCCCGGCCACGACCGCGCTCCTCACGGGCCGCCACCGCGTACGCCGCCTCCTCGGGCTCCCCCACGACGACTGGGACATGGTCGCGGACACCCGCCACATCGGCCCGATCCCGCTGGACGAGCTCCACGACCCCAAGCGCATCTGGGCCCTCGGCTCCGACGACCCCGCCGAACTCCGCGCCGAGATCGCCCGCCTGCGCGCCGAACTGGGCGACCGCCGCGCCGCGCTCTCCCGCCCCTTCCCGGTGGCCATCCTCCACTGGCCGGCCCGCGAACTGGCGGAACTCCTCACCTCGTACCCCACCCTCTCGGCGGAGTACCCCTCCCACGACGCCCACCTGGCCCAGGTAGAAGCCTCCCTCCGCACCCTGGCCGCCTCGGGCACCACGAACCTGGGCATCGTCACGGCCAGCGTCCCCTCCTACGAAGCCTTCGCCGCCTCGGAGAAGACCTCCCCGTCCTCCCCGTCCCTCCTGGCGGAATACGCCACCACCCTGGCCGCCCGAGGCAAGGCCACCCCCTGGCCCCCGACGCGCACCACGGCCTGCTGGTGCACATCAGGACGGCCTTACGGGGAGTGCCACGGAAATAGCGCTGCCTGATCAGCCGACCATGCCCCAGGCAACAGCGGTGACGGTCCCGTCCCAGCCATCGCTGGTCTGCCAGATCGCGGCGATGCCTTCGGCTTCCAGGTACGACGCGAACACACCGATGTCCTCGGAGAAGAGAGCGATGAGGTGGGGGGCTTTCAGCCCCTTCTCTCCGTAGAGGAAGTAGCTGTACTCCTTGAGCTGACCAACGGCCGCGCGGACGGCAGCAGCAGCGTCGCCGTTCCGCAGCACTTTGGCTTCGACGAGCCACTCCTGGGGATCAGCCACTCCGGCATCGCCCGCAGCCGCATCGGCCGGATGGAGCGTCAGATCCTTGGGATGGATGTTCTGGTTCCTCGCCTTGTAGTTCCGCTCGGCGATGTGGGTGGCGAACTCCTGGATCAGCAGCTCGTGCTTGCGGCTCTTCAGCTGCTCGTGAGCCGCGATGGCCACCCGGTAGGCCGAGCTATTGCCCGGCTTGAACCCGACCGCCGGAGCTGCCCCGGCCTTCCGCTTGCGCTTCGGCCGGGCAGGCCCCGGCTCGCCCTCGTCTTCTGCACGCAGCGCTTCCTCCGCCGTGGCCGCGCTCCTCAGCAGGCGCTCGGCCACGCGAAGGTCCTGCTGGAGTTTTTCCTCCGCAGGAAGGTTGCTGATCTCGTACGGGCGAGCCACCACGCTGGCGGCCTCGTACGCTTCCGGACGCTCCTGCGAACCGAAGGACGGATGGTAGTTCCACTCCTCGGCCAGCTTCGCCGGCAGAGCCGTGAAGAGACGATCCGCCTGCCGCTCAAGATGGCTGAGGAGGACCCTTCTCTCACGGATTTTCTCCTCCAGATCCGTGACCCCCTGCTGGAGGGTCAACGTCACCGTCTTCAGATCCGTGCTGAAGATGTACGCAAG contains:
- a CDS encoding DUF3311 domain-containing protein, translating into MKRPQLVWLAVPFVFFVGALPLANRVEPAPGGVPFLLLWFIGATLLTPLAVWLTWRGDHR
- a CDS encoding YidC/Oxa1 family membrane protein insertase produces the protein MSVFIDLVAVLGRFLEPVLAESATAAAIVLFTVLVRLALHPLSRAAFRGATPVAGILPVLLQLPVFFLMYRAFSSAEIGGAANELLGHRLFAAPLGDRWGEALGEGGFFGEQGLVFLGLFAVVAVVAAWSAARGRKAAALMAAAGGAKAGGAKAGGAKVRKASGVGGGGAVAGLTAEQQEVMRKVGGVLPLLSFGTLITAALVPLAAGLYLVTTTAWSVAERAWLQHRKDRSERAGLVASGAARSAM
- a CDS encoding MrcB family domain-containing protein, which translates into the protein MTMRDLLFEIAQKYDQTASTKEHVPGQKVLRKVAGRTDLGVLDGWEAEGYGGKGTAAHSPWVGVFDPNINRNPKAGLYLAYIFSTDLKTVTLTLQQGVTDLEEKIRERRVLLSHLERQADRLFTALPAKLAEEWNYHPSFGSQERPEAYEAASVVARPYEISNLPAEEKLQQDLRVAERLLRSAATAEEALRAEDEGEPGPARPKRKRKAGAAPAVGFKPGNSSAYRVAIAAHEQLKSRKHELLIQEFATHIAERNYKARNQNIHPKDLTLHPADAAAGDAGVADPQEWLVEAKVLRNGDAAAAVRAAVGQLKEYSYFLYGEKGLKAPHLIALFSEDIGVFASYLEAEGIAAIWQTSDGWDGTVTAVAWGMVG
- a CDS encoding sodium:solute symporter family protein, translating into MVATVALGLLAVRGRGGRGGRGGGGGGLAEWSVGGRSLGTVFIWVLMAGEGYTSFSYLGAAGWGYNYGAPVMYVVAYMSCGYAVGYVVGPMLWDYARRHGLVGIADMVSHRYGRPWLGAAVAVLATVFLLPYIQLQITGMGVVVSTVTYGAVSLEWAYFIAFAVTTGFVVVSGLRGSAWVSVLKDVLVIGTLGFLAVYVPLHYFGGYGELFERLTAERPQWLTLPGASSGEGGRGGLGVGWFASTTVLNALTVVIFPTTVAGYLGARNADALRRNAILLPAYNVLLFVPMLLGMAALFVVPGLTGAESNLALFKLVVDSLPAWAVGVIGAAAALSSIVPMAVFMLVIGTMWGRSVLSFLPRWSSGERQKLASQVVVVAAGTIALVMTYTAPNTLVRLSLVSYEGMAQLVPMLLLGLVWRRLTTAAAVCGLAAGVAVVCGLVFTDNDPVWGVNAGMIALAVNLAIALTVTWLGPKERVGSGAGDPRPDEDVLARDPLPGAGAGAGAGAGDQNDAPSVVSAHG
- a CDS encoding DUF6412 domain-containing protein, coding for MAEHSGLRPVRFTASSARLVALALLTSLTSLLLLGGFLGLFAGEGGLGAVVVVLAATVAVGASALAARLVRPVPPHRIRTAIRDREQRTAFLPQRDPDASGRSRPRAPGRLLPTAA
- a CDS encoding SEC-C domain-containing protein, with protein sequence MRPDTPAEHIAEAERLIRTATRYPEDQEPLLLQAAAHLELADERERASALYDQLLASDSTDDPSLIKALQAANLWEYGHEPEARALIQGIRAAAPADPAPWEVIAEALEAHDELEASHECFTEAATLLAPDNTPLTPATTALLTGRHRVRRLLGLPHDDWDMVADTRHIGPIPLDELHDPKRIWALGSDDPAELRAEIARLRAELGDRRAALSRPFPVAILHWPARELAELLTSYPTLSAEYPSHDAHLAQVEASLRTLAASGTTNLGIVTASVPSYEAFAASEKTSPSSPSLLAEYATTLAARGKATPWPPTRTTACWCTSGRPYGECHGNSAA
- a CDS encoding class E sortase, with the protein product MRDRVRVVVQGKGRRSRRAGIAGALWAVGELAVTVGVVVMLLVVHQVWWTNRQALSAAHEMVRELEAGGWASVPEGEGEADPAPDVSLEPSGEPEGSSGEVSGNFGPRAAKPPPREGAYGILRIPRLGVAVPVAQGVDKRSVLDKGYAGHYAGTAQPGAEGNFAVAGHRNTHGEPFRYINRLRAGDELIVDVRGKRYVYLVGQTLAETTERDTGVIAPVPRSIVRPGAGYSEPGAYITLTTCTPEYSSKYRLVVWGTLKR